From Gimesia panareensis, the proteins below share one genomic window:
- a CDS encoding peroxiredoxin: MKVSYRSMIGSLLSLVCLCGLSTSARGQVNAPPGKVDVGDSAPAFTAKDDQGKGWKSTDYVGKKILVVYFYPADMTGGCTKQACGFRDDMKKLQGKDVEVVGVSGDSVRNHQLFKKEYDLNFTLLADEDGSVAKKFGVPLKKGGSIEREIDGKKEKLARGVTAARWTFVIDKNGKVVMKNTKVKAAEDSKAILKKVNELK; encoded by the coding sequence ATGAAGGTATCGTATCGTAGTATGATTGGCTCGCTGTTGAGTCTGGTTTGTCTGTGCGGGCTGTCTACCAGTGCCAGGGGACAGGTCAATGCACCTCCCGGGAAGGTGGATGTCGGCGATTCTGCTCCCGCTTTCACAGCGAAGGATGATCAGGGTAAAGGCTGGAAGTCGACTGACTATGTCGGCAAGAAAATTCTGGTCGTTTACTTCTATCCCGCCGACATGACCGGTGGCTGCACCAAGCAGGCCTGCGGGTTCCGCGATGATATGAAGAAACTGCAGGGCAAGGATGTGGAAGTTGTTGGCGTGAGCGGCGATTCCGTGCGCAATCATCAGCTGTTCAAGAAAGAGTATGATCTGAACTTTACGCTGCTGGCCGACGAAGACGGCAGTGTGGCCAAGAAGTTTGGTGTGCCTCTGAAGAAAGGTGGAAGTATTGAACGGGAGATTGATGGCAAAAAGGAGAAGCTGGCCCGTGGCGTGACTGCCGCCCGCTGGACTTTTGTGATTGATAAGAATGGCAAAGTGGTCATGAAAAACACCAAGGTCAAAGCAGCAGAAGACAGCAAAGCCATTCTGAAGAAGGTCAATGAGCTGAAGTAG
- a CDS encoding PQQ-binding-like beta-propeller repeat protein, whose protein sequence is MLLAFDLTTLIPERSRYPLCGWLLILCLLQPGLAFGQVDQGAGLNGAAPFELFPASRQYSKRYQDARQLIEEKNYSAGIPELQAILDAPEDFVTNERGAGFHSLKRAAEDLLSKLPADGKKYYSVQYGPTAEQMLREAVEQDKLDLLREVVRRFFYTNAGAEAAYTLAAWYYERGDLPAAAQLWEMLSERHDQATKKEPHLTFKLAVTWYHLGNLGKCRQALMKLAREVNGPEYVFPNGKKVTLFQEGQNPVEWLSQLVGTPDLQGAREQSDWNLYRGNADRTASAEFAVPSSKPVWQFSTIRDPFVQGNPGAPPLEAILQKLGEYRRKHLSGVLPAASPIVAGETVVVRTHRNLKGLDLQTGKLKWETTVSDALFREMLKDPQNSDEEFLGTPQTPLQKYLTQRAWQDYTVGHLSSDGKLVFSVENVGFIGGFYHFSREDRESVLSPNSYNRLMAFEVETGKFVWELGGPRLQNPINYSGHYFLGPPLPLDGKLYCLAEEGREFRLLVLDAQTGKTLWTQSLFRSEYPIARDYTTDRRPLDHIRRRMGLSPSLAHGVLVCPTGSGCTVGINAVSRQLLWRNVEQHRNAITSYAAFSRDANANAEGWAEFTPLIVGNRVLLQSRSGQDLKCLDLFDGRLIWSRPRRNNLFIASVQDDRILLVGPDRMEALKLSDGAPAWPKSQKIPAPSGRGIVVRNTYYQPVDTGEILSIRLEDGLILARTRVDTDTLVGNLSAGSGMLVAQNEMEVIGFRSVESIVKQIQLASLSNEPAEQALAELLRGELYLYSGNVKQALQKIERSIEIKPTIRARRLYADMMLESLDHDFNLHQNQISKIEPLLVDENQQRRFFQILAMNYQSQGNLKAALENYLKLSELKSLFSTETAKGGAFVRTDRWIRSQLELLMVRATEPQRAEIDDFFAGYYADHLVSAGTEELQRFLKCCGNLAATQQTRILLVERLEQSLKTAAAGKQSALRRELMQQLEQLRQASLPVGAAFATAKLAEIYLSLNRYSQAALLLKELETSWPDVICLNGKTGRQLAQAWQSDPAFQKQLQPKSAWPAYPAQVYRDEQSKGQNTSLPVEIIGLTNPLFENQRLEVGPAKEQLLAFDSAGKPLWTFSLAEAGIEVPQQPYFSARVFENYLIVNFGAEFFVLDPLNRNVDGQPTLLWKQRMIPGPPSLRDYISIERTGLAPVLREYITRNSDREQLGRIGTVNEEFLCYQLGGDLIAADLLTGEILWKRQGLATSSWHFGDAEHVIVMTSENRTEPRYVVLSGSDGEVVNAFKLKPGDSAVFAFERFLLTLGPPADATRRMELRDLVSDEVVWSMEIDKETNYTLGQNYEIAMIAPEGTISIVDLRTGEKKTEVKGQAAPNVLRVLLLENEKQYLVFVSLPYVAKSRVTFRPMSMTTLMFNGMLYSIDRETGELMWSRMLEAQGVDFTQFFDLPVMTFGIRRVTGGPVTSGNQVDLEVIDLRDGSQVLKETTSSNRLRIWVVPDLARKNILIEPFQIRLSFEEPPVTAKKPETVSE, encoded by the coding sequence ATGTTGCTTGCATTTGATCTCACCACATTGATTCCAGAACGAAGCCGCTACCCGTTGTGCGGGTGGCTGCTAATCCTGTGTCTGTTGCAGCCCGGTCTCGCTTTTGGCCAGGTAGACCAGGGTGCGGGGCTCAATGGGGCTGCTCCGTTTGAGCTGTTTCCGGCCAGCCGTCAGTATTCCAAACGCTATCAGGATGCCCGCCAGCTGATTGAAGAAAAGAATTATTCTGCGGGGATTCCGGAACTGCAGGCGATCCTGGATGCACCGGAAGATTTTGTGACGAATGAGCGGGGTGCGGGTTTTCACAGCCTGAAACGGGCTGCAGAGGATCTGCTGAGCAAATTACCTGCAGACGGAAAAAAATACTATTCCGTCCAGTACGGGCCGACTGCCGAGCAGATGTTGCGCGAAGCGGTGGAGCAGGACAAGCTTGATCTGCTGCGCGAAGTGGTCCGCCGGTTTTTCTACACGAATGCGGGGGCCGAAGCCGCTTATACCCTGGCCGCCTGGTACTACGAGCGGGGTGACTTACCGGCTGCCGCCCAGTTGTGGGAAATGCTCAGCGAACGTCACGATCAGGCGACGAAGAAGGAGCCGCATCTGACCTTCAAGCTGGCGGTTACCTGGTACCACCTGGGGAACCTGGGGAAATGCAGGCAGGCGCTGATGAAGCTGGCCCGGGAAGTGAACGGGCCGGAGTATGTCTTTCCCAATGGCAAGAAAGTGACGTTGTTCCAGGAGGGGCAGAACCCGGTCGAATGGCTGTCCCAACTGGTGGGGACCCCGGATCTGCAGGGGGCCCGGGAGCAGTCTGACTGGAATCTGTATCGGGGTAATGCGGACCGGACCGCTTCGGCTGAGTTCGCCGTCCCATCCTCGAAACCGGTCTGGCAGTTTTCCACGATCCGTGATCCGTTTGTGCAGGGTAACCCGGGAGCGCCTCCGCTGGAAGCGATTCTGCAGAAGCTGGGTGAGTATCGTCGCAAGCATCTGTCGGGAGTACTGCCGGCTGCCAGTCCGATCGTGGCTGGAGAGACGGTGGTCGTCAGGACCCACCGCAACCTGAAGGGACTGGATCTGCAGACAGGAAAATTGAAGTGGGAAACGACCGTTTCCGATGCCCTGTTTCGCGAGATGCTGAAAGATCCACAGAACTCCGACGAAGAATTTCTGGGAACTCCCCAGACTCCCCTGCAGAAATATCTGACGCAGCGTGCCTGGCAGGATTACACGGTCGGGCATTTGAGCTCGGATGGGAAACTGGTTTTCAGTGTCGAAAATGTGGGCTTTATCGGCGGCTTCTATCATTTCAGCCGGGAGGATCGCGAGAGTGTGCTCTCGCCGAATTCGTACAATCGCCTGATGGCGTTTGAAGTCGAGACCGGCAAATTTGTCTGGGAACTGGGGGGGCCCCGCCTGCAGAATCCCATTAATTACTCGGGACATTACTTCCTGGGGCCACCGTTACCACTGGATGGCAAACTGTACTGTCTGGCGGAAGAAGGTCGCGAGTTTCGTCTGCTGGTACTGGATGCGCAGACGGGGAAGACGCTCTGGACACAGTCTCTGTTCCGCAGCGAATACCCGATTGCCCGGGATTACACAACGGATCGTCGTCCCCTGGATCACATTCGTCGCAGGATGGGCTTAAGCCCGTCGCTGGCACACGGCGTACTCGTCTGTCCCACCGGATCGGGGTGTACGGTCGGCATTAACGCGGTGAGCCGCCAGTTGCTCTGGCGGAATGTGGAACAGCATCGAAATGCAATTACATCCTACGCCGCCTTCAGTCGTGATGCCAATGCGAATGCGGAAGGCTGGGCGGAATTCACGCCGCTGATTGTCGGCAATCGTGTCCTGCTGCAGTCCCGTTCTGGACAGGACCTGAAGTGCCTGGATCTGTTTGACGGCCGGCTGATCTGGTCGCGACCGCGCAGAAACAATCTGTTTATTGCGTCCGTACAGGATGACAGAATCCTGCTGGTGGGGCCAGATAGAATGGAAGCCCTCAAGCTGAGTGATGGTGCCCCGGCCTGGCCCAAGTCCCAGAAGATTCCTGCGCCCAGCGGCCGGGGAATTGTGGTTCGAAATACGTATTATCAGCCTGTCGATACCGGCGAGATTCTGAGTATCCGCCTGGAGGACGGCTTGATTCTAGCGCGGACGCGGGTAGACACCGATACGCTGGTGGGGAACCTGTCAGCCGGGAGCGGGATGCTGGTCGCGCAGAATGAGATGGAAGTGATCGGCTTTCGGTCGGTGGAATCGATCGTGAAACAGATCCAACTGGCCAGTCTGTCGAACGAGCCGGCAGAGCAGGCACTGGCGGAACTGTTGCGGGGTGAACTGTATCTGTATTCGGGGAATGTCAAACAGGCCCTGCAGAAAATCGAACGATCCATCGAGATCAAACCCACGATCCGGGCGCGACGGTTGTATGCAGACATGATGCTGGAAAGTCTGGACCATGATTTCAATCTGCATCAGAATCAGATCAGCAAGATCGAACCTCTGCTGGTTGACGAAAATCAGCAGAGACGGTTTTTCCAGATTCTGGCAATGAATTATCAGTCGCAGGGAAATCTGAAAGCGGCCCTGGAAAACTATCTGAAACTTTCGGAATTGAAGAGTCTGTTCTCGACAGAAACAGCGAAAGGGGGCGCGTTTGTCCGGACCGATCGCTGGATTCGTTCGCAGCTCGAACTGTTAATGGTACGGGCAACCGAACCGCAGCGTGCGGAAATCGATGATTTTTTTGCCGGCTATTATGCGGATCATCTGGTCTCTGCGGGCACGGAGGAACTGCAGCGGTTTTTGAAGTGTTGTGGCAATCTGGCAGCGACTCAACAGACCCGGATTCTGCTGGTGGAACGCCTGGAGCAGTCACTGAAAACAGCAGCTGCGGGGAAACAGTCTGCGTTACGCCGAGAGTTGATGCAGCAATTGGAACAACTGAGGCAAGCCTCTTTGCCGGTAGGAGCCGCCTTTGCCACCGCGAAACTGGCGGAGATCTATCTGTCATTAAACCGGTATTCGCAGGCGGCGCTGCTGCTGAAAGAGCTGGAAACCAGCTGGCCTGACGTGATCTGCCTGAACGGGAAAACGGGACGTCAGCTGGCGCAGGCGTGGCAGTCGGATCCTGCGTTCCAGAAACAGCTGCAGCCGAAATCCGCCTGGCCCGCTTATCCGGCCCAGGTCTATCGGGATGAGCAGTCCAAGGGGCAGAACACGTCATTGCCGGTGGAGATTATCGGTCTGACCAATCCGCTGTTCGAGAATCAGCGGCTGGAAGTGGGGCCGGCAAAAGAGCAGTTACTGGCGTTTGACAGTGCAGGAAAACCGTTGTGGACATTTTCGCTGGCGGAAGCGGGAATCGAAGTTCCCCAGCAGCCTTATTTCTCGGCACGCGTGTTTGAGAATTATCTGATTGTGAATTTCGGTGCCGAGTTTTTCGTACTGGATCCACTGAACCGGAATGTCGATGGTCAACCGACCCTGCTCTGGAAACAGCGGATGATTCCGGGGCCGCCAAGCCTGCGTGATTATATTTCGATCGAACGGACCGGACTGGCTCCCGTATTACGCGAATACATCACGCGGAATTCGGACCGGGAACAGCTGGGGCGGATCGGAACCGTCAATGAAGAGTTTCTCTGTTATCAACTGGGAGGCGATCTGATCGCCGCCGACCTGCTGACGGGGGAGATTCTCTGGAAGCGTCAGGGGCTGGCAACGAGCAGCTGGCACTTTGGCGATGCAGAGCATGTGATTGTGATGACGTCTGAGAACCGGACCGAGCCGCGGTATGTGGTACTCAGCGGATCGGATGGCGAAGTGGTCAATGCGTTCAAGTTGAAGCCGGGCGACTCGGCGGTATTTGCTTTTGAACGTTTTCTGCTGACGCTGGGGCCCCCGGCTGATGCGACACGGAGAATGGAGCTGCGAGACCTGGTCAGTGATGAAGTGGTCTGGAGCATGGAGATCGATAAAGAGACGAACTATACACTGGGGCAGAATTACGAAATCGCGATGATTGCACCGGAGGGAACGATCTCCATTGTGGATCTGCGTACCGGAGAGAAGAAAACCGAAGTCAAAGGGCAGGCCGCTCCGAATGTGCTCCGCGTACTGCTGCTGGAGAATGAGAAACAGTATCTGGTGTTTGTCAGCCTGCCTTATGTGGCGAAAAGCAGGGTAACGTTCCGTCCGATGAGTATGACGACGCTGATGTTCAACGGTATGCTGTATTCGATCGATCGAGAGACGGGTGAGTTGATGTGGTCGCGAATGCTGGAAGCGCAGGGGGTCGATTTTACGCAGTTCTTCGATCTGCCGGTGATGACGTTCGGGATCCGCCGGGTGACGGGGGGGCCGGTCACTTCAGGGAATCAGGTCGATCTGGAAGTGATCGATCTGCGGGACGGATCGCAGGTGCTCAAGGAGACGACGAGCAGTAACCGGCTGCGGATCTGGGTTGTGCCCGATCTGGCGCGAAAGAACATCCTGATTGAACCGTTCCAGATCCGGCTGAGCTTTGAAGAACCACCGGTGACGGCAAAGAAGCCTGAGACCGTGTCTGAGTAA